One Thiocapsa sp. genomic window carries:
- a CDS encoding hybrid sensor histidine kinase/response regulator gives MALDITKFVGRFVDEAREHIARLETGLATLGTAGDGGRDGIDALFRSAHTIKGSSRMLKLASIAETAHHLEDVLGVLRDGKIQPDPALAALLMRGVDAIGAMIEEVAASGAGAASGPPDQALCERLARAAAGDWSEPSTPPLPDRSAAADANPTPGEIPSATPTSPSPAPSSAKDPTPRTPQTTGTDTATRIRAPESVRVRMDKLDTLVKLMGEMVSNQARLRHVLGEARLLDAEARALAARTVTETGSESAEIARALHRFTLDLRDLTLDQERLIGELNDRALGMRMLPLGTVLDPIARVARELGRSLGKEIRCEMSGSEIELDRQIIDHLSDALVHLVRNAIDHGIESAEERLAAGKPALGEIRLSARQEGGAVLIAISDDGRGLDRARILEKAIQKGLIETGASQETSQEITDEQVADLIFQPGFSTSAIITEVSGRGVGMDVVKRAITDDLQGSIAIKSRPGAGTTLTLKLPLSLAVMRILLLEAGGHCFGITAPHVSELIRTSRIETIQVAGRPAVVLRNELVPLIPLIDLLGLPAPAKSSVRRRHALHEEALLVVIIGVRQAKLGLVVDRLIDARDMVLKPLPEHMRGRGALGGLVGGVVVTGTNALVSLLQAPALLDAARRIRGEAIKAAVKDSTRRHDGEPGQHVLVVDDSLNTREIEKEVLEASGYRVTLAEDGLDGWQKAVGGRFDAVLTDVEMPGLDGFSLTAKLRENDKYRSTPIIIVSSRQTLEDKQRGIQVGADAYIVKGDFDQSNLVDTLRNLLG, from the coding sequence ATGGCACTCGACATCACCAAATTCGTCGGCCGTTTCGTCGACGAGGCGCGCGAGCATATCGCCCGGCTCGAGACCGGACTCGCCACACTCGGAACCGCGGGCGACGGCGGCCGGGACGGGATCGACGCCCTGTTCCGATCCGCCCACACCATCAAGGGATCCTCGCGCATGCTCAAGCTCGCGAGCATCGCCGAGACCGCCCACCATCTCGAAGACGTGCTCGGCGTCTTGCGCGACGGCAAGATCCAGCCCGACCCGGCGCTCGCCGCACTCCTGATGCGCGGTGTGGATGCGATCGGCGCAATGATCGAAGAGGTCGCCGCATCCGGCGCCGGCGCGGCCTCCGGGCCACCGGATCAAGCGCTGTGCGAGCGGCTCGCCAGGGCCGCCGCGGGCGATTGGTCGGAGCCGAGTACGCCGCCCCTTCCCGACCGTTCGGCGGCTGCCGACGCGAACCCGACCCCGGGCGAAATCCCGTCGGCCACCCCGACGTCGCCCTCGCCCGCGCCCTCATCCGCTAAGGACCCGACGCCGAGGACCCCGCAAACGACAGGCACCGACACCGCGACACGCATCCGCGCACCCGAGAGCGTGCGCGTGCGCATGGATAAGCTCGACACCCTGGTCAAGCTGATGGGCGAGATGGTCTCCAACCAGGCGCGGCTGCGTCACGTCCTGGGAGAGGCGCGTCTGCTCGATGCCGAGGCCCGAGCGCTCGCCGCGCGCACCGTCACCGAAACGGGGTCGGAGTCAGCCGAGATTGCCCGCGCACTGCACAGGTTCACGCTCGATCTGCGCGACCTGACGCTCGATCAAGAGCGCCTCATCGGCGAGCTCAACGACCGCGCACTCGGTATGCGGATGCTGCCCCTGGGTACGGTTCTGGACCCGATCGCCCGGGTCGCCCGCGAGCTCGGACGCTCGCTCGGCAAGGAGATCCGGTGCGAGATGAGCGGCAGCGAGATCGAGCTCGACCGCCAGATCATCGACCACCTCAGCGATGCGCTGGTCCATCTGGTACGCAACGCCATCGACCACGGCATCGAGTCGGCCGAGGAACGTCTGGCGGCGGGCAAGCCGGCGCTCGGGGAGATCCGCCTCTCGGCACGTCAGGAGGGCGGCGCCGTGCTGATCGCCATCAGCGACGACGGGCGCGGACTCGACCGTGCGCGTATCCTCGAGAAGGCCATCCAAAAGGGCCTGATCGAGACCGGCGCCAGCCAAGAGACCAGCCAAGAGATCACCGACGAGCAGGTCGCCGACCTCATCTTTCAACCCGGCTTCAGCACCAGCGCCATCATCACCGAGGTCTCGGGACGCGGTGTCGGGATGGACGTGGTCAAGCGCGCCATCACCGACGACCTGCAGGGCTCGATCGCGATCAAGAGTCGACCGGGCGCCGGGACCACTCTGACGCTCAAGCTCCCGCTCTCGCTGGCGGTGATGCGCATCCTGCTGCTCGAAGCGGGCGGGCACTGTTTCGGAATCACCGCGCCGCACGTCTCCGAGCTGATCCGCACCTCCCGCATCGAGACGATTCAGGTCGCCGGACGCCCGGCGGTCGTGCTCCGCAACGAGCTGGTTCCCCTGATTCCGCTGATCGACCTCTTGGGTCTGCCCGCGCCGGCCAAGTCGTCGGTACGACGGCGGCACGCACTCCACGAGGAGGCGCTCCTGGTCGTCATCATCGGGGTACGACAGGCGAAGCTGGGGCTGGTGGTGGATCGGCTCATCGACGCGCGCGACATGGTCCTCAAGCCGCTGCCCGAGCACATGCGCGGCCGAGGGGCCCTCGGCGGTCTGGTCGGCGGCGTGGTCGTCACCGGCACCAACGCGCTGGTGAGTCTGCTCCAGGCCCCTGCCCTGCTGGACGCGGCGCGACGCATCCGCGGCGAGGCGATCAAGGCGGCGGTGAAGGACTCGACGCGCCGGCATGACGGAGAACCGGGTCAGCACGTCCTGGTGGTGGACGACTCGCTGAACACGCGCGAGATCGAAAAGGAGGTCCTGGAGGCGTCCGGCTACCGCGTCACCCTGGCCGAAGACGGCCTGGACGGCTGGCAAAAGGCCGTGGGCGGGCGCTTCGACGCGGTCCTCACCGATGTCGAGATGCCCGGTCTGGACGGCTTCTCGCTCACCGCCAAACTGCGCGAGAACGACAAATACCGTTCCACGCCGATCATCATCGTCAGCTCACGTCAGACCCTCGAGGACAAACAGCGCGGCATTCAGGTCGGCGCCGACGCCTATATCGTCAAAGGCGATTTCGACCAATCCAATCTCGTCGACACCTTACGGAATCTGCTCGGCTGA
- a CDS encoding response regulator produces the protein MRILIVDDDPFAGAMAEAILDAEGHDCKLVESGVEALDALGEAHEGFDLVISDMHMPLLSGLDLFREMRERGISTAFVLLTGDDPEPLHSQAPEIAACLMKDASLEVTLPAAVAGL, from the coding sequence ATGCGTATCTTGATCGTCGACGATGACCCCTTCGCAGGAGCAATGGCCGAGGCCATTCTGGATGCGGAGGGGCACGACTGTAAGCTCGTGGAGAGCGGCGTGGAGGCACTCGACGCCCTCGGCGAAGCACACGAGGGATTCGACTTGGTCATCTCGGACATGCACATGCCGCTCTTGAGCGGTTTGGACCTGTTCCGGGAGATGCGCGAGCGCGGGATCTCGACCGCTTTCGTTCTTCTGACCGGGGACGACCCGGAACCGCTCCATTCGCAGGCGCCGGAGATCGCTGCCTGCCTGATGAAGGATGCGTCGCTCGAGGTCACGTTGCCGGCGGCCGTCGCCGGACTTTAA
- a CDS encoding CheR family methyltransferase, which yields MPIRSFKSFVKDRLGLHFGSDADGRLQSILAGRITATAAGSIDDYLKSVAADPVELGRLTSLLTVNETYFYRESAHLNLLVERLVPARLAHTEKGNPIRILSLGCSTGEEPYSIAIALRERYGDLAERLFRITAGDVDDAALDHARAALYGPFTFRVLPAELRDRWCSAVDGTHRRIDAAIRRQVDFISWNLLAPTYPTEVQGQDVIFFRNVSIYFDPATRKAVMARLCDLLKPQGHLIVGASETLANDFGLMRLRALDGVFLFEKTPAGPSPGRADSHLGARSDTGVQTRPSARPPRADAAGSTSTGRGDPGAINPRPNPPGPIGPVVNPVDPQRYEQALTSARSERFEEALRHLTPLCNREDAAAEPLALQAHLLLERGDTAGAETAAQRALTQDPWSSDALLLLGRCARLRGDTASAISALRRVIYDNPSCWRAHYQLAETYRQEGESGPAEREYRIVLRQLQNETLAMQGTGALPSLLSVKDLRFLCETRLARLADATA from the coding sequence ATGCCGATCCGGTCCTTCAAGTCGTTTGTCAAGGATCGTCTCGGGCTGCACTTCGGCTCGGACGCGGATGGACGACTCCAGTCCATCCTGGCGGGGCGGATCACGGCAACTGCCGCGGGATCGATCGACGACTATCTCAAATCCGTCGCCGCCGATCCGGTCGAGCTCGGGCGTCTGACCAGTCTGCTGACGGTCAACGAGACCTATTTTTACCGTGAGTCCGCACATCTGAATCTGCTCGTGGAGCGGCTCGTGCCCGCGCGCTTGGCGCACACCGAGAAGGGCAATCCGATCCGGATCCTCTCCTTGGGTTGCTCCACCGGCGAGGAACCCTATTCGATCGCCATCGCCTTGCGCGAGCGTTACGGCGATCTCGCCGAGCGCCTGTTCCGCATCACCGCGGGCGACGTCGACGACGCCGCACTCGACCACGCCCGCGCGGCGCTCTACGGCCCGTTCACCTTTCGGGTCCTGCCCGCCGAGCTTCGGGATCGCTGGTGCTCGGCGGTCGACGGCACGCACCGCCGCATCGATGCGGCGATCCGGCGACAGGTCGATTTCATCTCCTGGAACCTGCTCGCACCCACCTACCCGACGGAGGTGCAGGGACAAGACGTCATCTTCTTTCGCAATGTCTCCATCTATTTTGATCCGGCAACCCGCAAGGCCGTCATGGCGAGGTTGTGCGACCTGCTCAAGCCGCAGGGTCATCTGATCGTCGGTGCCTCGGAGACACTCGCCAACGACTTCGGCCTGATGCGCCTGCGCGCCTTGGACGGCGTCTTCCTGTTCGAGAAGACCCCGGCCGGGCCTTCGCCAGGGCGAGCGGACTCGCACCTCGGTGCACGCTCGGACACTGGCGTACAGACGCGCCCGAGCGCACGGCCGCCCCGAGCCGACGCGGCAGGATCCACCTCGACCGGCCGAGGCGATCCGGGCGCGATCAACCCTCGCCCGAATCCACCCGGGCCGATCGGACCGGTCGTGAACCCGGTCGATCCGCAGCGCTACGAGCAGGCCCTGACATCGGCCCGATCGGAGCGTTTCGAGGAGGCACTTCGCCATCTGACGCCTCTCTGCAATCGCGAGGACGCCGCCGCCGAGCCTCTCGCGCTCCAGGCCCATCTGCTGCTCGAGCGCGGCGACACGGCCGGTGCCGAAACGGCCGCCCAACGCGCCCTCACGCAAGACCCCTGGTCTTCGGACGCACTCCTTCTGCTCGGACGCTGCGCGCGTCTGCGCGGAGACACAGCGTCTGCGATCAGCGCCTTGCGTCGGGTGATCTACGACAACCCGAGCTGCTGGCGGGCCCATTACCAGCTCGCCGAAACCTATCGCCAGGAAGGCGAGAGCGGCCCGGCAGAACGCGAATACCGGATCGTGCTGCGCCAGCTGCAGAACGAGACACTGGCCATGCAGGGCACGGGCGCGCTGCCCTCGCTCCTGTCGGTGAAGGATCTGCGCTTCCTGTGCGAGACGCGTCTGGCCCGTCTCGCCGACGCCACGGCCTGA
- the cheB gene encoding chemotaxis-specific protein-glutamate methyltransferase CheB, translated as MKEQGRQPVRVLVVDDSRSARSLIRALIEAAPGLVVCGEAADGREAVEKTLTLKPDVVTMDLQMPEMDGMQAIEEIMSRHAVPILVLSDLADAPNAMAAVARGALEAARKPTFDEGPELAVRLRILARIPVIRHIRRNGALALKHGPDDPTAPPRLDESSTTQPSRTCSLVVAIASSTGGPQALARILPDLPANYAAPVLIAQHISDGFAGAMADWLAQLCALPVKIPVEGEALVPGQIYLADSISHMTLGAGRRIRLEQRLETDMYRPSCDRLLASVAAQVGRDAVGVILTGMGRDGAQGMLALAKAGGTTIAQDEATSVIFGMNREAILAGGVQMTLPLDLIAGKLCMLAGRRAALGAGIA; from the coding sequence ATGAAGGAGCAAGGAAGGCAACCCGTGCGGGTCTTGGTGGTCGACGACAGCCGCTCCGCAAGGAGCCTGATCCGGGCACTCATCGAGGCGGCACCGGGGCTTGTCGTTTGCGGCGAGGCCGCGGATGGTCGGGAGGCGGTCGAGAAGACCCTGACGCTCAAGCCGGACGTCGTCACCATGGATCTTCAGATGCCCGAGATGGACGGGATGCAGGCGATCGAGGAGATCATGTCCCGCCACGCCGTGCCCATTCTGGTCCTTTCCGACCTGGCCGACGCCCCCAACGCGATGGCCGCGGTCGCACGCGGTGCACTCGAGGCCGCGCGCAAGCCGACCTTCGACGAGGGACCTGAGCTGGCGGTGCGCCTGCGCATCCTGGCCCGGATTCCGGTCATCCGCCATATTCGGCGCAACGGCGCGCTCGCACTCAAACACGGGCCCGACGACCCGACTGCCCCGCCGCGGCTTGACGAGTCGTCAACAACGCAACCGAGCCGAACCTGCTCGCTGGTCGTCGCCATCGCCTCCTCGACCGGCGGGCCTCAAGCCCTCGCGCGAATCCTCCCGGACCTTCCGGCAAACTATGCCGCCCCGGTGCTGATCGCCCAGCACATCTCCGACGGCTTCGCCGGGGCGATGGCCGACTGGTTGGCCCAACTCTGTGCCCTGCCGGTCAAGATCCCCGTCGAAGGCGAGGCGCTCGTGCCCGGGCAGATCTATCTCGCCGATTCCATCAGCCACATGACGCTCGGTGCCGGACGACGCATCCGCTTGGAGCAGCGCCTGGAGACCGATATGTATCGCCCGAGCTGCGATCGATTGCTGGCGAGCGTCGCGGCACAGGTCGGGCGCGATGCCGTCGGGGTGATCCTCACCGGGATGGGACGCGACGGCGCACAAGGGATGCTTGCACTCGCGAAGGCCGGCGGGACGACCATCGCCCAAGACGAGGCCACCTCGGTCATCTTCGGGATGAATCGCGAGGCAATCCTCGCCGGAGGCGTGCAGATGACGCTGCCGCTCGATCTCATCGCAGGCAAGCTCTGCATGCTGGCGGGTCGTCGCGCTGCACTCGGCGCCGGGATCGCCTGA